ATTCTTTGGCAATTTCGGCTACCACGGACGCACCGCCCGTACCGGTCCCCCCACCCATTCCTGCTGTAATAAACGCCAAGTCGGTATCCTGGAGGGCTGCTGCAATCTCATCACGCGACTCCTCTGCAGCCTTGTGGCCGATAGACGGATTGCCACCCGCTCCCAATCCGCGTGTAAGCTTCTGCCCAACCTGCAATCTATTCGTTGCAAGGGTGTTACTCAACGCCTGCGCGTCGGTATTTATCGTCCAATATTCAATGCCTCCAACTTGACTGGCAACCATGCGGTTGACGGCGTTACATCCCCCGCCCCCGACGCCGATCACCTTGATTCTAGCCATGTTTCCCGGCACGATCGCGCTGCTCCCATTGCTTCCGTGCAATTGTGTAACCCGGTCCCCGACACTTACAAGTCCACCCATTCCCGAGAATAGGCTATCCGACTGAGCGTCGAGATCGGAAACCGATTCTGCACTATACCCGATCTGATTCAGGCACGTCTCAATTCGCCCGGATTTGCTGTCATCAGTATTCATGGTTTGAGGAAGGAGTATTTTCTAGGCGGTGCAATATATTCGGAACTCCCCCGAGGAATGGAAACGTCGGAGTCATAACCTAGTACTTGCCGGACCGAACCTCGAACCAGTCGAGTCAGAACGTTTGCTATCCCGCTGGGAACGAGCGCAAACAGCACCAAGTTTTCCGACGGGCTAAATGCAGTCAATTCATGATAACTGTCAGAACCATAATATGTAATATCGATCTAGATTCCGAATTATAGCGGCTGAGGAACTGGTTCGGGCACTCAATCATGAGAAGACTGTGGGCAGAACCCAGGCAGTAATGATGAATTTGCTAGGATAGAATTAAAATCATCCTTTCCTCTAAATGCCTCAATGTCCTTCCTGCCAAGCTCAACACACGGTCAAGAATGGTCGTATTCACACAGGCAAACAACGCTTTCTCTGTAAGCAGTGTGGCTACCAGTTTGTCGAGAACCCAACCCATAAGATCATTGATGCCGATACCCGCGCACTCATCGATCGCCTGCTGCTGGAGCGCATTCCCAGAGCTGGAATTGCCCGCGCCGTGCAGGTTTCCGAGCAATGGCTTCAGGATTACGTTAATGTCAAAGCGGCTCAGACCAAGCACATGGCAGAAGTCCAGCCCAAACAAAAGCGCCCAGAAAAGCCAATGTAATGAACCGCGGTAGTTTGTTGACGGCAAAGGCAACAAACCGGCGGGGCTAGCAGTCACTCGATGTCCAAACCCCAGACATCATCGCCGACTACGCCTGTTCGCGAGGTCGCTAGAGCATTGAAGCACTCCTGGATTCATTGCCCCCCAGTCTCTCCACAGTGTGCCGACTTATACACCGAGGACTGGGAGGCCGACCGAGGCGTACTGCCCTCGAAATGCCATCGATTGCTACCAAGCAGAGTGGAAAGAACAGCGACATCGAACGCGACAACTGAACCCTTGCATCAGTCGCTCTCAAGGTTTGTGCGATGGAGTTAAGCCTTTACGACGTGCCCGTTAAATCACATTCACTTGTTGTGAAATGTCACTCACTGCTGCCACACATCATTACCTTTTTAGTACCACCTAACCGTGTATCGCGAATACCACCACAACAAATGTCCGGATTCTCCCTTCCGGCAGGATATTAAGAATCCTTAAGAAAACCTTGAGATTCAACCGTGTCGAGCCGCAAAGGGCTACTCGGTCGCCTCAGCTGCTGTGGGTTCAAAGGCAATTGCTGGAGTGTCCGGATCGCGCAGGTCGATGTATGAAATTTGGGAGACATCGACGCGCTCGGGCAAATTTCGCAGCCGGGAGAGGGCAATTAGTTGGGCAGGGAAGCGGCGGCCGTAGGGTCCACAATGAGCGATGCCTAGTTCGGTATGAACGATCAAATTGCTTGGGTCGCGCCAGTCGATCGAGCGAACGGCAATCGGGGATTCCTGAAGTTGGTGGTATAGCTTTTTCCACTCTTGACGGTAGTGTTCGCCGTAGCCGATCGCGCTCAAGGCCATCGCGTCGCGCTCGCGGTCGGGATCGGTATAACTGCTTTGGGGCATCCAAATGCCCGTTGCATCCAGAAATCCCGGAACGGCAGCTGGTGTTTGAGTGGTATCAGCTTGCTCGGGAGAGACGGGTTGCGTCATGGCAACAGGTGGGCGCTCGCGGACGGTCACGGTCACGCGGGGGGGGAGCAACCGGCGTTCCACTGTGGCTTCGGCAACGGGAGCGGTGGTGGCGAGAGCCCGCTCGAGATTTTGCGGCTCGACCTGCCACAGCGACTGTTCGGCAGCAGCAGCAAGGCGTTCGCGAATGGTATCGGCAGTCAACCTGCGGTTGCCCTCCACGACAACCTCGACCCGGTCGAAGCGCCAGCGCGGGAGCGTTAGCCCCCAGCACAGCCCCCAGACAAGCCCACAGCCTAGTGCCAATCGCCAAAAATTTTGGAGCACGAGCTGCTGTCGCTGTCGCCGACGCTGCTGCCGGCGATCGCGAACTGCTGGTAAAGAAACATAAACGTTCATAGACCGAGGGGTGCGCGAGTTCAATTTATGTGACCGATCTCACGGTGCGACAGTTGCCGCCAGCGTCAACTAAGCCTAAACAAAACCGAAGATACAAAAGACGATTGAGAAAAGCAAACTCCAGGTTTTGCTCGAGAACCAGCAGTATTGGCTAGAACCTTCACCGTCGCAAGCGCCTGCGGTGCTTGCGGACGCGCGATTTCCAGTTTGTCTGTGCTAACGTTGGTGGCATAAACGTTCCGTGCCTGTCGAACGCCTCCCTCAAAACTTTTTTGTTACACTTCCCGAACTTATGGTGCTCCCTAAACGCGGATTAGTTCTCGGCGCAACTGCAGCAATGCTGACGACCGTAGCGATCACTGGTGCCGGGTTGCAGCTTTCCCAAAGCCAAGCCTTCTTTAGCGAAAGTCCTAAAGAATTGGTCGATGAAGTGTGGCAAATTATCAACCGACAGTACCTTGATGCCACCTTTAATCAGGTCGACTGGCGCGCGGTGCGTAACGAATATTTAGATATGTCTTACGACAGTAAAGAAGATGCCTACGATGCTATCCAAGAAATGCTGGATAAGCTCGAGGATCCTTATACGCGTTTTCTTAAGCCCGAGGAATTTGAAACCCTGCAAATTGACACCTCAGGAGAGCTACTAGGAATAGGTATTCAGATTGCTCTTGATGAAGAAACAGGGGACATCACGGTTGTCGCTCCAATTGAGGATACCCCGGCATTTGAGGCTGGATTGCTGGCTAAAGACACGATCGTGGAGATCGACGGTCAAAGCACTGAAGGCATGGAAATCAACGATGCTGTCAGCCTGATTCGCGGAAAACCAGGAACATCGGTCGGGATTGTTATCCGCCGTGGCACGCGCGAGCTAGAGTTTGAAATCGAGCGCGCCCGCATCGAGATTCACCCCGTCCGCGCCCGGATCGAGCCGACGGAAAGTGGCAACATCGGGTACATTCGCCTGACGCAATTCAGTGCCAATGCCGTCGATGAAATGCGCGAGGCGATCCAAGACTTCGAAAAGCAAGATGTTGCGGGTTACGTGCTCGATTTGCGCTCTAACCCCGGTGGCTTGCTCTACTCCAGCATCGAGATCGCGCGCATGTGGCTTGAAGAGGGCACGATCGTCTCGACGGTCGATCGCCGAGGTGAGGTCGATCGCCAGCGAGCAAATTACCGCTCGTTAACCGACGCGCCATTGGTCATTCTGATCGATGGCGGCTCGGCCAGTGCCAGCGAGATCCTTTCAGGTGCACTACAGGATAACGATCGCGCTTCGTTGGTTGGCACTCAAACCTTTGGGAAAGGTCTGGTGCAGTCGGTGCGCAGCCTTGGCGACGGCTCGGGCTTGACCGTAACGATCGCCAAGTACCTCACGCCTTCCGGTCGCGACATTAACGAAGAGGGCATCGAACCAGATTCGATCGTCGAGCTCGAAGATAGCCAGCGCGAAGCCCTGCAGCAGGACCGCTCGCAAATTGGTACTCTGAAAGACCCTCAGTTCGTTGAAGCACTGGACATTCTGCTCGAGACCATTGCCAGTGCGGATAGCGCTCCCGGTGATGCGTAAAGCATTGACGCCGAGGCGATTTCTATGTCTTGCTTTCCGCCGCGCAAATTATTCACATATGACGGGCGATCGCTTCCGGCAAGCTTTAGGGCGGACTCGCGATCGGGTTCGATCGTGAGGATCGTGCCTAGTAGGTCGGGTCGAGGAATTAGTGAGGGAGGCCGGATGTCAGGTGTGGTATCAGCCGCCCGAATCGCCGGACGCGAACAAAATCGAGCGTTCTTGGTTGTAGTTAATAGTCACTTATGGAAATGCTGGCAGGAGTTTGGGACGTTACGGGAGGCAAAGGATCGCGCTCTTCGCATGCTGTCCTAGTCTGAGTGGCTGTTGATTTACCCATTCATCGCTTGAAACAGCTTGATGTTGCTGCTTCGCTCGTTGCGGCGATGCGGCACGCCTGCGACAAAATGTCGGCGCGCCTCAACACTTTACAATGATGACAATTCGCGCGGGTAGAGCGACGATAGGGGCTCAAGCGTGCATCCAGGAGCAACTACATCATGGTTCAGCGTCGAATCATCCTCGGCATTGTCGGCGACAGCGCAGCTGGCAAGACCACACTCACCCGCGGGATTGCACAGATTCTTGGTGAAGATCGCGTCACGGTCATTTGCACGGACGACTACCATCGATACAACCGCAAGCAGCGGGCAGAATTAGGGATCACCGCCCTCGATCCCGGTTGCAACTACCTCGACATCATGCAGCAGCACCTGACCCAGTTGCGCACGGGGCAGCCAATTCTCAAGCCGATTTACAACCACAACACCGGGGATTTCGACCCGCCCGAGTACATTAAGCCCTGCCAATTCGTGATCGTCGAGGGTTTACTCGGTTACTCTACGCGCGGGGCTCGCGATGCTTACGACGTGAAGGTATACCTCGCACCGCCGGAAGAGCTGCGTCGCAAGTGGAAGATCAAGCGCGACATGCGCAAGCGCGGATACACAGAAGATCAAGTCGTCGCTGCCTTGGATAAGCGCGAGCCCGACTCCGAGCAGTTTATTCGCCCGCAGCGTCAGTGGGCGGATTTGGTCGTCTCGTTCTATCCACCGCAAGCGCGTTCGGAAGAAACCGGCGGTCACCTGAACGTCCGTTTAGTATTGCGCCCGACGATCCAGCACCCCGACCTTGTGAGCCTCTTCGACATCGAGAGCAGCAGCCATGCCGCCCCGGACTCCTCTATGCGACTGGGCTTAGACCGCGACATGGGCAAGCCTGTGGATGTGTTGGAGATCGACGGCGATGCGACCCGGGAAGAGGTGTTGCGTATGGAGCACACCTTGTGCTCGGAGGTTCCAGATTTAGCTAGCGTTTGCAGTATCGATAGTAGTGAAGTCGACATCGGGCAAGTGGTCGGGACGACGGGGGAAACCTTGCAAAGCTATCCGCTCGCTCTGACGCAGCTGCTGATTACCTACCACATGCTGAAAGCGTCATCGCTTTTTCAGTAGCGCTTGCAGTCACACTCCGATCTCAAACCACCCTTCAAGATGTGCCCCGAAACTACCGATCGCCATCGAGTTTGTGGCAGTACACAAAAAAGGTAATGATGCGTCGTGGTGGAGGGTACTTCGATGAATTCGCTTAAGAACCGAAGGTCGTTACGGCATATGGGCATTTCAGCCGCCGGTACGCCACAATCCGGCAATTTTTCGAGGTTCACTGGTAATTGAAATTCCATAACACGCCAATGCGACCGAACAGATACTTTTGAAAAGCGAAACTTCGCCGCATAAACCGCAAGCTGCTGCGACGCAGGGTACAGTTGAGACGCTCAATGTCGTTGGTCTTGCCTTTCTCCTTGGTGACAACCTGGAGGCGTTTTAAATTTAAATGCAGTATGCCCCGATCGGCTTCACAGCCATCGGTGGAGAAGACGGCAACTGTCGATAGACCGGGGTGGATGCGCTCAGAGGGCTTCAGCACGCTCGCCACCTCGCAAACCCACGCGGGCAGCTAGTAATTTCTCGGGTTTGGACATCAAGCGCCAGCCAGACCCACGACTTGTTGGCTTTGCGGTCAACAAACGACGACGAATCGTCACATTGCTCTTTCAGAGCCCTTTTGTTTGGACTTGACTCGGGCTGCGCGCTCGGTCAGAGCCGCTTTAACATCGATCTAATCCTGAGGCCATTGCTCGGTAACCTTCACGGCGTGGGCAATGCCAGGCGTGGAAATTCGCTCCAGTAGCAGGCGATCGACGAGTGAGCGGGTATCGGCATCAATGATATTGTAAGTTGGGTTCTCGACAACTGGTAGCCACAATGCTCGCAGAGAAAGCGTTGTTTGCCCGAGTGAATACGACCCTTCTTGACCGTGTTTTGAGCTTGACAGGTAGGATACTAAGGCATGGAGAGAAAGGGATGATTTTCGGGACACCCTAGCAAATCCATCATTACTGCCTGGTTCTACCCGTTATCGAAAGCGCAGGTTGCTGAAGATAGGGATAGTGGATAGAACCCCACATAAATGCCGCCAGCACTAAAGCCCTGCTCGGTGAAATGAGCGATCGCAGAAAAGACAGAGCCCTATATTTTGGGGCTTGCAATGTTCCCCGCCTATTCAAACCCCGCTATATTGTCCGTTTCATCAGACCTCCCCACTCAGCCCATGAAACCGAGATTTATCCGGAGAACCATCCTGCCGTTTTGCTTTGCGATCGCCTGGTGCCTTGTTCTGTTTTCCAGCAACTTTGATAGCAAAGGCTCGACAGCTCTCTCCATGGCTTATGTCCATGCCGACGATCGCCCCATTGCCACCGCAATCGCCCAGGTCCCCCCGGCGGTCCCCGTCCGCACCGAAACCGTCCAATATGCCACCGTTAACGGTAAATCAGTTTCTGGCTTCCTTGCCCGTCCTGAAGCGGTTACCGGACCACTGCCTGGGATTATTGCCATCCACGAGTGGTGGGGGTTGAACGATAACATCCGCGCGATCGCCAGCCGCTTGGCTGGAGAAGGTTACGCCGTGCTGGCGGTGGACCTCTACAACGGCGAGAGCGCCGAGACACCAGATGGAGCTCGCGCTCTCAGTAGTAGCGTGCAAGATAACCCAGACTCCGCTCGCGACAACTTGCGGCAGGCTTACGCTTATCTCGAGGGCAGCGGCTCGCTGACGGTCGGAACGGTCGGTTGGTGTTTCGGCGGCGCTTGGTCCTTACAAACGGCACTTATGTTTCCGGACCGTGTTGATGCAACGGTTATTTATTATGGTCGCTTGGTGACCGATGCTGACGCGCTTGTACCGCTGCAGATGCCGATTCTCGGTTTGTTCGGCGAACTCGACCAGGGCATTCCACCCAGCACCGTTCGCGAATTTGAAGCAGCCTTGCAGGCAGCCGGCAAAGACGCCCAGATCGTCATTTACGAGAATGCCGGTCACGCCTTTGCCAACCCGTCGGGCACGCGCTACCAACGCGAGG
The DNA window shown above is from Rubidibacter lacunae KORDI 51-2 and carries:
- a CDS encoding cell division protein FtsQ/DivIB, coding for MNVYVSLPAVRDRRQQRRRQRQQLVLQNFWRLALGCGLVWGLCWGLTLPRWRFDRVEVVVEGNRRLTADTIRERLAAAAEQSLWQVEPQNLERALATTAPVAEATVERRLLPPRVTVTVRERPPVAMTQPVSPEQADTTQTPAAVPGFLDATGIWMPQSSYTDPDRERDAMALSAIGYGEHYRQEWKKLYHQLQESPIAVRSIDWRDPSNLIVHTELGIAHCGPYGRRFPAQLIALSRLRNLPERVDVSQISYIDLRDPDTPAIAFEPTAAEATE
- a CDS encoding dienelactone hydrolase family protein, encoding MKPRFIRRTILPFCFAIAWCLVLFSSNFDSKGSTALSMAYVHADDRPIATAIAQVPPAVPVRTETVQYATVNGKSVSGFLARPEAVTGPLPGIIAIHEWWGLNDNIRAIASRLAGEGYAVLAVDLYNGESAETPDGARALSSSVQDNPDSARDNLRQAYAYLEGSGSLTVGTVGWCFGGAWSLQTALMFPDRVDATVIYYGRLVTDADALVPLQMPILGLFGELDQGIPPSTVREFEAALQAAGKDAQIVIYENAGHAFANPSGTRYQREAAEDAWERTTTFFAEHLK
- the ctpC gene encoding carboxyl-terminal processing protease CtpC codes for the protein MVLPKRGLVLGATAAMLTTVAITGAGLQLSQSQAFFSESPKELVDEVWQIINRQYLDATFNQVDWRAVRNEYLDMSYDSKEDAYDAIQEMLDKLEDPYTRFLKPEEFETLQIDTSGELLGIGIQIALDEETGDITVVAPIEDTPAFEAGLLAKDTIVEIDGQSTEGMEINDAVSLIRGKPGTSVGIVIRRGTRELEFEIERARIEIHPVRARIEPTESGNIGYIRLTQFSANAVDEMREAIQDFEKQDVAGYVLDLRSNPGGLLYSSIEIARMWLEEGTIVSTVDRRGEVDRQRANYRSLTDAPLVILIDGGSASASEILSGALQDNDRASLVGTQTFGKGLVQSVRSLGDGSGLTVTIAKYLTPSGRDINEEGIEPDSIVELEDSQREALQQDRSQIGTLKDPQFVEALDILLETIASADSAPGDA
- a CDS encoding phosphoribulokinase, translating into MVQRRIILGIVGDSAAGKTTLTRGIAQILGEDRVTVICTDDYHRYNRKQRAELGITALDPGCNYLDIMQQHLTQLRTGQPILKPIYNHNTGDFDPPEYIKPCQFVIVEGLLGYSTRGARDAYDVKVYLAPPEELRRKWKIKRDMRKRGYTEDQVVAALDKREPDSEQFIRPQRQWADLVVSFYPPQARSEETGGHLNVRLVLRPTIQHPDLVSLFDIESSSHAAPDSSMRLGLDRDMGKPVDVLEIDGDATREEVLRMEHTLCSEVPDLASVCSIDSSEVDIGQVVGTTGETLQSYPLALTQLLITYHMLKASSLFQ